The following is a genomic window from Chloroflexota bacterium.
CTTCTGGGCAGCGCTGGTCCCTTCCAATGGTACGTCGTGAACTCCAGCGCATGCTGGCCCGCTGGACAGGAATCTGTCCCTCCTGTGGCAAGGTCATCCGGTGGCGTATGGATTCCTCTTACCTTAACGTAGTAGTACTAGATGAGGCCCTTGCTGAGGAGGTATTCCATCACCTGAACGGAGCCCCTGGCGGCACCCTTCTTCAGGTTGTTGGAGAGGACCAGGTATTTCACCCAGTTGGGACCAAGGTCGCATTTCTCTATGCGGCCCACCAGGGCGGTCATGCCCCCGTCCAGCCCGGCATCATACCTGGGCTGGGGGGGCCTCTCCATGAGGGTGATGGTCTTCTGGGGGCTGGAGGGGAGGTGGCCAAACCTTTCCCGGCAGAGCCCGTTGAAGGCCTCGTAGGCCCCTTTCACGTCCTCCACCGAGCAACCCTTCACCGTTTCCACAAAGACGGCCTCCAGGTGGCCGATGTAGTTGGGGACACGCACACAGAAGCAGTCTATGGGGAATTCCGCCGGGACTATGGCCCCGCCCTGGTACCGGCCAAGTATCTTGAGCGTTTCCCTCCTTACCTTGGGCTCCTCATCAGCGATGAAGCCGATGACATTGCCCTCGAAGAGGAGGGGGGGCTCCGCTATCATTTCCGCTGATACCGGCCGGGGGAGGCCGGGCTCCTTCTGCTTTGCCCAGAGCTCGAGGGCGGAGTTGCCGGCCCCGGAGACCGCCTGGTAGGAGCACATGAGCACCCGGCCCACGCCGAAGTTGTCCAGGATGGGTTTCAGGGACATCACCAGCCCCACCGTGGTGCAGTTGGGCTCGGGGGCGATAAACCCCCGCCACCCCCTCTCCTTCTGCTGGACCCTCAAAAGCTCTATGTGTTCCGGGTTGACCTCGGTTATCAGGATGGGGACGTCTTTCTCGTAGCGGAAGGCGGAGGTGGTGCTCATCACCGGCACCTGCCGGGCGAACTCCGGCTCTATCTTCCTGGCCTCGGCCGAGGGCAGGGCGGAGAAGACCGCCTCCATATCCCCGCCGGGTGTTATCTCCCTGACCTGCCTCCGGGCTATCTCCTGGGGGAGATGGGAGGTATCCAGCCGGCAGGCCTCCCGGAGGGTCTTCCCGGCGCTTCTCTCCGAGGCGTAGAGGGGGCCGATCTCAAACCAGGGGTGGCCGATGAGGGCCTCAATGCCCTCCAGCCCCACCGCCCCCGTCGCCCCCAGGATGCCAACCTTTTTCATGCAAGACGATATTATACCAGCTTCTCGCGGGGAATGGCTTATAATGATACCGCCATGCCCAGGGAGATCGCCCCTATCCGCCGTCAATACCTGCGCATCAAGCAGCAGTACCCTGACGCCGTCCTCTTTTTCCGCCTGGGGGACTTCTACGAGACCTTTGAGGAGGACGCCCGGACCGCCTCCCGGGTGCTGGAAATAGCGCTCACCAGCCGGGAGATGGGAAAGGGCCACCGCCTGCCCATGGCCGGCATCCCCGCCCACGCCCTGGAGCACTACCTGGCCAAGCTGGTCTCCCAGGGCTATAAGGTAGCCATCTGCGAACAGCTCACCCCCCCGGGGAAGGGGCTGGTGGAGCGGGACGTGGTGAGGGTGGTCACCCCCGGCACCCTGATGGAGCCTGCCCTCCTCCCCGGCAGGGCCAATAACTACCTGGCGGTGGTGGCGGGTGAGGGGGAGACGGCGGGCCTGGCCTACGCCGATATCTCCACCGGCGAGTTCGCCACGGCACAGCTCCCCAGGGAAAGGCTCCTGGCGGAGCTGGAACGCCTCCGCCCCGCCGAAATCCTCACCCCAAAGGGCTGGGACACGGACCTCCCGGGCCTGAACATGTCTCTCACCAGCAGAGAGGAGGCCTGGTTTGACCGGGAGGAGGGGGAGAGGCTTATCCTGTCCCATTTCGGGGCCGCCACCCTGGAGCCTTTCGGCTGCTCCCACCTCCCCCAGGCCGTCAGGGCCTGCGGGGCACTCCTGCGCTACCTGGGAGAGACCCAGAAGGGGGCCCTCCCCCAGCTTGCCCGCCTTTTTACCTACTCCCCGGACGGGTTTATGGCCCTGGACTCCTTCACCCGCAGGAACCTGGAGGTCCTGGCAAGCCTGTCCCCCACCGGGCCTTCCCTCCTTTCGGTCCTGGACCTCACCCGGACGGCCATGGGGCACAGGCTCATCAAGAAGTGGCTCTCCCAGCCCCTCCTGGACCCGGAAGCTATCCGGGTGCGGCAGGAGGGGGTGGAATGGTTTTTCAGGAACGCCATCCCCCGGGCCAGGGCGGGGGCTTTGCTCAAGGAGATGGCTGATGGGGAGCGCCTCGCCAGCCGCATCCTCACCGGCCTGGCCACCCCAAGGGAGCTCCTGGCCCTGAGGGACAGCCTGGAGGCGGTCCCCCGCCTGGTGGAGGCCCTGGGAACCTCCCCCTTTGCCGGGGCCCTCAAACCCTGCCCCGAGGCCTCGGAGCTCACCGGCCGGGCCATCGCCACCGAAGCCGGGATGACCATAAGGCCGGGCTTCTCCCCCGAGCTGGACGAGCTCCGCTCTTCTTCGCAAAGGGCGAGGGAGTATCTATCCTCACTGGAGCAAAGGGAGAGGGAGAGGACGGGGATAAGGACCCTCAAGGTGGGCTACAACCAGGTCTTCGGCTACTACATTGAGGTCACCCGCCCGCATCTGTCGCGGGTGCCCCCTGACTATATCCGCAAGCAGACCCTCACCGGGGCGGAGCGCTTCATAACCGCCGAGGTCAGGGAGTATGAGACCCTCATCCTCCACGCCCAGGAGCGCATCCAGGAGCTGGAGCAGCAGCTCTACCAGCAGGTGCTGAAACAGCTTTCGGCCTATGCCGAGGGGCTTCTCTCCCTGGCCCGGGCACTGGCCGAAATTGATGTCTACCTGGCCCTGGGGGAAGCGGCGGCCAGGTATGGCTACACCCGGCCCGAGATAGATGATGGCTATGTTATTGACATAAAGGGTGGCAGGCACCCGGTGGTGGAGAGGCTGCTGGAGGGGGAGTTCGTCCCCAATGATACTCTGCTTTCCCGCCAGGACTGCCAGCTCATCATCCTCACCGGGCCGAATATGGCGGGGAAGTCCACCTACCTGCGCCAGGTGGGCCTTATAGTTCTTATGGCGCAGCTCGGGAGCTTTGTCCCGGCGGAGAGTGCCAGAATCGGGCTGGTGGACCGCCTCTTCACCCGGGTGGGGCTCTACGATGAGATATCGGCGGGACGCTCCACTTTCATGGTGGAGATGGTGGAGACGGCCCATATCCTCCACCAGGCCACCCCCCGCTCCCTCATCCTGCTGGACGAGATAGGGAGGGGGACCAGCACCTACGATGGCCTGGCCATCGCCCGGGCGGTGGCGGAGTTCATCCACAGCCACCCCGCCCTGGGGGCAAGGACCATCTTCGCCACCCACTATCACGAGATGGTGGACCTGGCCCGGTATCTCCCGAGGGCCAGGAACTTCAATGTGGCCGTGGCCGAGGAGGGGGGGAAGGTGGTCTTTTTGCGCCGGGTCATCCCCGGCGGGGCCGATAAATCGTACGGCATCCATGTGGCCGAGCTGGCCGGCCTGCCCCGGGCCATAACCTCCCGGGCACGGGAGATATTGAAAGAGCTGGAGAGGGAGAAGCCCAAGCCCCGCCGGCAAAGGCCCGAACAGCTACCCCTCCTGGCCCCAAAGTCCGAGGTAGAGGAGGAGCTGAAGAAGCTGGACGTAGACGGCCTCACCCCCCTGGAGGCCATCACCCGCCTCTACGAGCTGAAGAAGAAAGCAGGGGAACAACCTTGACAATACATCTTTGCAGGAGAAAACTTGGAGGCACGAACGAAGGGTAGGAGGCATCTCAAATGGCAAAGTATTGTCCGAATTGTGGCAGGAAGCTTTCTTTCTTCAGCAGAGAAGGTCTGTGCAGTGAGTGCAAAACCACCCAAGAGGTTGAGCTTGACGAGATAGAACAGCAGATTGAGGAGACAAAGAGTGTTACAGAACAACAACTGGAGTTGCTAAAGAAGCACGACAGAGGTGCACTAGTCAAGTTGTTTGGCAGAATATACGAGCAATTCGAGGAGGACAAGGAGCTTGAGGAGGGTGAAATAGCAGCGCTACAGAGTATTCAAGACAAGTTGGGTTTGTCAATTGAAGAAGTTCAATTCAATGAACGGATTAGGCCCTACATCTACGTTAACACGATCAGAAAGGAAGGGAAGCTGCCTACGGTTAACCTGCGTGTGGAGGGTGGGGGGCAGGTAATCTTGAAGAAAGGCGAAGTCGTTCACTTTGCGGATACGGCCTCTCTTAAGGAACTAAGATCGGTTAGTTTGGGGTATAGCGGTGGCTCGCATGGCATAAGCTTTCCTATTGCAAAGGGCGTGAGATACAGGGTCGGTGCTCACAGAGGCCACATAGTGAGAGAAGATAGGTATGTTGAGACTTCCAGAGGGGCCCTCATGATAACCAACCAGAGGCTCTTCTTACATCCGTTTCCCGGGCAAAAGCCCGTAAGCATACCACTGGATAAGATACTGTCCTACCAGTGCTTTGACAATGGAATTGAGGTGTACAAAGAGGGTAGAGAGAAAGGCTACCTTTTCACCATAGGCAGTAGTGGCTCGGTGGAGATATTTGGACTCTGCCTTGGCAAGCTGTCAGGGCAGTGAAGCCGCGCAATGGCTTTCAGCCTCAGGCAATTCGCGACTAGCGCGACGGGCGCTACATGGTCAAGCCACGTGCCCGCCAGGTTACATGAGTTCGGTCCAGGGCTCGAACAGGTACAGCGCCGACCGTAGTGCTATGCGCATAAAGGTTCTTTCCCCTGACCTTGTCTCCAAAATCGCCGCCGGGGAGGTGGTGGAAAGGCCGGCCTCGGTGGTGAAGGAGCTTATAGAGAACTCCCTGGACGCCGGGGCCACCCAGATATCCGTGGAAATCAGGGGGGGAGGGGTGGGGGTGATACGCGTAACCGATAACGGCTCGGGCATCCCCGGACAAGAAGTCGAGCTGGCCTTCCAGAGGTATGCCACCAGCAAGATAGAGAAGGACGAGGACCTGGAGGCCATCTCGTCTCTGGGCTTCCGGGGGGAGGCCCTCCCCTCTATTGTTGCCGTGGCCCAGGTGGAGGTCTTCACCCAGACAAAGGACGAAGCGGCGGGGACCTTTGTCTCCTTCAAGGACGGGGCCGTGCTGGAGAGGGCCTCCCGGGGCCGCCCCCCCGGCACCACCATCGCGGTGAGGAACCTCTTCCGCAGCGTCCCCGCCCGGTTAAAGTTCCTGAAATCGGCCTCCACGGAAGACGCACACACGCAGCGGCTTGTCTCCCGCTATGCCCTGGCCTGGCCGGAGGTCTCCTTTACCCTGTACATAGACGGGAGGCCCGCCCTCAGGACGACAGGGGACGGTGGCCTGCGGGAGGCAGTTGCCCAGGTCCACGGGCATGAGCTGGCCTCGGCCCTGCTGGAGGTGGAGGCCCCGGGCCTGTCTGGACTGGTGGGGCCGCCTTCCGTGTCGCGCTCCGGCCGGGACTACATCCAGTTCTTCCTGGACCGCCGGCCCATAAGGAGCCCCCTTTTGCTGCGGGCGGTGGAGGAGGTCTATGCCGGGCTGCTGCCACCCGGCCGCCACCCCGCCGCCTTCCTCCGCCTTGTAGTCTCGCCCCAGGAGGTGGATGTGAACATCCACCCGCAGAAGGCCGAAGTCCGCTTCCGGGACGAAGGGTCTCTCTTCAGGGCGGTCCAGGAGGCCCTGCGCCGGGCCGTGGGCCGGGGCCCCCTGCCGGAGGCAATGGCGGAGTCCCCCTTCCCCCAGCTTTTCCCCTCGCCCCCCACCAACCTGCCCCTGCTGCGGGTCCTGGGTCAGCTGGCCCAGAGCTATATCATCGCTGAAGGGCCTGAGGGGCTATATCTCGTTGACCAGCACGCCGCCCACGAGAGGGTGCTCTTTGAGAAGCTCAAGGGGCGGAAGGCCCGGGAGCTAGAGGTCCAGGGCCTCCTGGAGCCCCTTTTCCTGGAGCTCTCCCCTCGCCAGGAAGGGGTGCTTGATGCCCGGGGGGAGGACCTGGGGGGCTTCGGCTTCGGGATAGAGCCCTTCGGCCCCCGCACCTTCCGCATCACCGCCATCCCGGCCCTCCTCAAAGATAAAGATATCAAGGCTGCCCTCCTGGAGCTCCTGGACGCCCTGGGTGAGGAGAAAGGCCCCCCCTGGGAGGAGAGGGTGGCCCTCTCCCTGGCCTGCCACGGGGCGGTGAAGGCCGGCCAGAGCCTCAACCCCGAGGAGATGAGAGGCCTCCTCCAGGAGATGGAGAGGATTCCCAACCCCCATACCTGCCCCCACGGCCGCCCCACCCTCCTCCACTTCTCCTCCTCCCAGCTGGAAAAGGGTTTTGGCCGGAGATAAGCAGAAATATTGAGAAAACAATAGCTTTGGGTCTGTAAATGCCCCTGGTTTCCTTTAGCTCCCCCTCACCATGCTGAAGAAGCCCTTGCCAGCCAGGCCGCGTTCCATTAGAATCTGTGTTAGCAGTCGGCAGTGGCGACTGCTAATATATTTCGGGAAGGAGGTGGGCAGTGGCAGTGAAGCTGGAGCCCTTGGGCGACAGAATAGTGGTGAAGCCCTTAGCCCGGGAGGAGGTGACGAAGGGGGGCATCATTATTCCTGACACGGCGAAGGAGAAGCCCCAAGAGGGGGAGGTGGTGGCGGTGGGGCCGGGGAGGGTTTCTGACAGCGGCAAGCGCATAGCTATGGAGGTAGCGGTCGGCGACAAGGTCGTCTATAACAAATACTCCGGCACCGAGTTCAAGATAGATGATGTGGAATACATGATCCTCAGAGAAAGCGATGTCATAGCCAAGAGGGCCTGAGGAAGAAGGAGGTAAGATGGCGAAGCAGATCATTTTTGGTGAAGAAGCCCGCCGGGCTCTGAAGAGGGGGGTGGATGCCCTGGCCAATACCGTCAAGGTGACCCTGGGGCCCAAGGGCAGAAATGTTGTCTTGGACAAGAAGTTTGGTGCCCCCGCCGTTATCAGCGATGGGGTGACCATTGCCAAGGACATTGAGCTCAAAGACCCCTTTGAGAACATGGGGGCCCAGCTGGCCAAGGAGGCGGCCTCCAAGACCAACGATATTGCCGGGGATGGCACAACTACGGCCACGGTGCTGGCCCAGGCCATGGTGAACGAGGGCTTCAAGAATGTCGCGGCCGGGGCCAACCCCATGTCCCTCAAGCGGGGGACCCTCCTGGCGGTGGACGCCATTGTGGAGGAGCTCAAGAGGATGGCCACCCCTGTTACCAGCAAAGAGCAGATATCCCAGGTGGCCAGCATCTCCGCCAATGACTCCGAGATTGGCGGGTTGATAGCCGAGGTTATGGACAAGGTGGGCAAGGATGGCGTCATCACCGTGGAGGAGTCCAAGGGGATCAAGTTTGAGACCGAGTATGTGGAGGGGATGAAGTTTGACCGGGGCTATATCTCCGCCTACTTCATCACCAACCCCGACCGCATGGAGGCGGTCCTTGATGACCCCTACATCCTCATAACCGACAAGAAGATCTCTGCGGTGGCTGACCTCTTGCCTGCCCTGGAGAAGATACTCCAGGTCTCCAAGAACCTGGTATTCATCGCGGAGGATATAGATGGGGAGGCCCTGGCCACCCTGGTGGTCAACAAGCTCCGCGGCACCCTCAACTGCCTGGCGGTGAAGGCCCCCGGCTTCGGCGACCGGAGGAAAGCTATGCTTGAAGATATGGCTATCCTCACCGGAGGAAAGGTCATCTCCGAAGAGGTGGGCCGGAAGCTGGACTCAGTCACGGTGGCCGACCTGGGCCGGGCGCGGCGGGTGGTCGCCGATAAGGATGATACTACCATCATTGAAGGCAAGGGCTCGGAACAGGCCATCCAGGCCCGCATCAAGCAGCTTAAGGTCCAGACAGAGGAGACCACCTCGGACTTTGACCGGGAGAAGCTCCAGGAACGTCTGGCCAAGCTGGCGGGCGGGGTGGCGGTAATCAAGGTCGGGGCGGCCACGGAGGTAGAGCTCAAGGAGAAGAAGAACCGGGTGGAGGACGCCCTGTCCGCAACCCGGGCCGCGGTAGAGGAGGGAATCCTGCCCGGGGGCGGGGTGGCCATTGTCCAGGCCTCCAAGGTCCTGAGTAAACTCAAGCTGGAGGGGGATGAGGCTATCGGCATCCAGGTGGTGAAGGTGGCCCTCGAAGAGCCCATGCGCTGGATAGCCATCAACGGCGGCCGCGAGGGTGGGGTGGTGGTGGAGACGGTCAAGCGCAGTGCGGCTGGAGTGGGCTATGATGCTGTCAAGGACGATTTTCACAACATGGTGGAGAGGGGGATTATAGACCCGGTGAAGGTGACCCGGGCTGCCCTCCAGAACGCTGCCAGCATCGCCGGCATGATTCTGACCACCGAGTGCCTGGTGGCCGACATCCCGGAGAAGAAAGAGATGATGCCCCCCGGGGGAATGCCGGGTGGCGGCATGGAATACTAGGGGACAGGTAGCAGAAAAAGGGGGGCCGCCAGCGGCCCCCCTTTATATTTTGAGCAGGTCCTCCAGGCTCTCGGGGGAGACGGGGCCCACCACGGCCAGGTTGAGCTTGTCCCCGGTGACCAGGTTCCTGGCTACCCTCTTCAGGTCCTCCCCGGTGACATCATCTACTCTGGCGATGACTTCCTCAGGGGTGAGTACCTGGCCGGTGAGGAGCTCCTGGGCCCCCAGCCACCCGGCTACTGCCCGGGTGTCCTCCAAGCGCAGGAAGAGCCTACCCTTGGTGAACTCCTTGGCCCG
Proteins encoded in this region:
- a CDS encoding aspartate-semialdehyde dehydrogenase; its protein translation is MKKVGILGATGAVGLEGIEALIGHPWFEIGPLYASERSAGKTLREACRLDTSHLPQEIARRQVREITPGGDMEAVFSALPSAEARKIEPEFARQVPVMSTTSAFRYEKDVPILITEVNPEHIELLRVQQKERGWRGFIAPEPNCTTVGLVMSLKPILDNFGVGRVLMCSYQAVSGAGNSALELWAKQKEPGLPRPVSAEMIAEPPLLFEGNVIGFIADEEPKVRRETLKILGRYQGGAIVPAEFPIDCFCVRVPNYIGHLEAVFVETVKGCSVEDVKGAYEAFNGLCRERFGHLPSSPQKTITLMERPPQPRYDAGLDGGMTALVGRIEKCDLGPNWVKYLVLSNNLKKGAARGSVQVMEYLLSKGLI
- the mutS gene encoding DNA mismatch repair protein MutS: MPREIAPIRRQYLRIKQQYPDAVLFFRLGDFYETFEEDARTASRVLEIALTSREMGKGHRLPMAGIPAHALEHYLAKLVSQGYKVAICEQLTPPGKGLVERDVVRVVTPGTLMEPALLPGRANNYLAVVAGEGETAGLAYADISTGEFATAQLPRERLLAELERLRPAEILTPKGWDTDLPGLNMSLTSREEAWFDREEGERLILSHFGAATLEPFGCSHLPQAVRACGALLRYLGETQKGALPQLARLFTYSPDGFMALDSFTRRNLEVLASLSPTGPSLLSVLDLTRTAMGHRLIKKWLSQPLLDPEAIRVRQEGVEWFFRNAIPRARAGALLKEMADGERLASRILTGLATPRELLALRDSLEAVPRLVEALGTSPFAGALKPCPEASELTGRAIATEAGMTIRPGFSPELDELRSSSQRAREYLSSLEQRERERTGIRTLKVGYNQVFGYYIEVTRPHLSRVPPDYIRKQTLTGAERFITAEVREYETLILHAQERIQELEQQLYQQVLKQLSAYAEGLLSLARALAEIDVYLALGEAAARYGYTRPEIDDGYVIDIKGGRHPVVERLLEGEFVPNDTLLSRQDCQLIILTGPNMAGKSTYLRQVGLIVLMAQLGSFVPAESARIGLVDRLFTRVGLYDEISAGRSTFMVEMVETAHILHQATPRSLILLDEIGRGTSTYDGLAIARAVAEFIHSHPALGARTIFATHYHEMVDLARYLPRARNFNVAVAEEGGKVVFLRRVIPGGADKSYGIHVAELAGLPRAITSRAREILKELEREKPKPRRQRPEQLPLLAPKSEVEEELKKLDVDGLTPLEAITRLYELKKKAGEQP
- the mutL gene encoding DNA mismatch repair endonuclease MutL, giving the protein MRIKVLSPDLVSKIAAGEVVERPASVVKELIENSLDAGATQISVEIRGGGVGVIRVTDNGSGIPGQEVELAFQRYATSKIEKDEDLEAISSLGFRGEALPSIVAVAQVEVFTQTKDEAAGTFVSFKDGAVLERASRGRPPGTTIAVRNLFRSVPARLKFLKSASTEDAHTQRLVSRYALAWPEVSFTLYIDGRPALRTTGDGGLREAVAQVHGHELASALLEVEAPGLSGLVGPPSVSRSGRDYIQFFLDRRPIRSPLLLRAVEEVYAGLLPPGRHPAAFLRLVVSPQEVDVNIHPQKAEVRFRDEGSLFRAVQEALRRAVGRGPLPEAMAESPFPQLFPSPPTNLPLLRVLGQLAQSYIIAEGPEGLYLVDQHAAHERVLFEKLKGRKARELEVQGLLEPLFLELSPRQEGVLDARGEDLGGFGFGIEPFGPRTFRITAIPALLKDKDIKAALLELLDALGEEKGPPWEERVALSLACHGAVKAGQSLNPEEMRGLLQEMERIPNPHTCPHGRPTLLHFSSSQLEKGFGRR
- the groES gene encoding co-chaperone GroES, with the translated sequence MKLEPLGDRIVVKPLAREEVTKGGIIIPDTAKEKPQEGEVVAVGPGRVSDSGKRIAMEVAVGDKVVYNKYSGTEFKIDDVEYMILRESDVIAKRA
- the groL gene encoding chaperonin GroEL (60 kDa chaperone family; promotes refolding of misfolded polypeptides especially under stressful conditions; forms two stacked rings of heptamers to form a barrel-shaped 14mer; ends can be capped by GroES; misfolded proteins enter the barrel where they are refolded when GroES binds); translated protein: MAKQIIFGEEARRALKRGVDALANTVKVTLGPKGRNVVLDKKFGAPAVISDGVTIAKDIELKDPFENMGAQLAKEAASKTNDIAGDGTTTATVLAQAMVNEGFKNVAAGANPMSLKRGTLLAVDAIVEELKRMATPVTSKEQISQVASISANDSEIGGLIAEVMDKVGKDGVITVEESKGIKFETEYVEGMKFDRGYISAYFITNPDRMEAVLDDPYILITDKKISAVADLLPALEKILQVSKNLVFIAEDIDGEALATLVVNKLRGTLNCLAVKAPGFGDRRKAMLEDMAILTGGKVISEEVGRKLDSVTVADLGRARRVVADKDDTTIIEGKGSEQAIQARIKQLKVQTEETTSDFDREKLQERLAKLAGGVAVIKVGAATEVELKEKKNRVEDALSATRAAVEEGILPGGGVAIVQASKVLSKLKLEGDEAIGIQVVKVALEEPMRWIAINGGREGGVVVETVKRSAAGVGYDAVKDDFHNMVERGIIDPVKVTRAALQNAASIAGMILTTECLVADIPEKKEMMPPGGMPGGGMEY